The Algoriphagus sanaruensis genome window below encodes:
- a CDS encoding four helix bundle protein, with the protein MIQDMNLRTKQFAVDVWLLCTRFPHSREYSNYVNQLLRCSSSLGANYRTVGRAKSKADFINKLKIVEEEADESQFFLELLLKINSDSVIEKEIERLIREVNEIIAIVVSSLKSARLS; encoded by the coding sequence ATGATACAGGATATGAATTTGAGGACAAAACAATTTGCAGTAGATGTTTGGTTGCTTTGTACTCGTTTTCCTCATTCGAGAGAATATTCAAATTATGTGAATCAGCTTTTGCGTTGTTCCAGCTCTTTGGGAGCAAATTATCGAACAGTAGGAAGAGCAAAATCGAAAGCTGATTTTATAAATAAGTTAAAAATAGTAGAAGAAGAAGCTGATGAAAGCCAATTCTTCCTCGAACTCCTTTTGAAAATAAATTCTGATTCAGTGATAGAGAAAGAAATTGAAAGACTGATCAGAGAAGTAAATGAGATAATAGCAATTGTAGTTTCTAGTTTAAAGTCTGCAAGGTTATCCTAA